The Natronoarchaeum philippinense genome has a window encoding:
- a CDS encoding endonuclease/exonuclease/phosphatase family protein: MSETLRVASYNVRVAFGDDGPDVWPNRVDAVAGALRLHAPELVGLQEPTAEQLADLSERLPEYEWVGVGRNDGEDDGEFSPIGYRPDRLELLASDTFWLSESPDDVGSVGWDAALPRIATWGQFRDRATGRQFVHANTHFDHEGERARIESASLLAERLPTLGAADDPIALTGDFNSEPDSTPYETLVSDGGAELVDAKRRSEHGHHGPDHTFTGFEDPTAGRRIDYVFVTPDIGVVQHASCVDLRADGRVPSDHLPVVADLHFE, translated from the coding sequence ATGTCTGAGACGCTTCGCGTCGCGTCGTACAACGTTCGGGTCGCGTTTGGCGACGACGGGCCGGACGTGTGGCCGAATCGCGTCGACGCCGTCGCAGGGGCGCTCCGACTGCACGCTCCGGAACTGGTCGGCCTGCAGGAACCGACGGCCGAGCAGCTCGCCGATCTCAGCGAGCGACTTCCCGAGTACGAGTGGGTCGGTGTCGGCAGGAACGACGGCGAGGACGACGGCGAGTTCTCGCCGATCGGCTATCGGCCCGACCGACTCGAACTGCTGGCATCGGATACGTTCTGGCTCTCCGAATCGCCCGACGATGTCGGCAGCGTCGGCTGGGACGCCGCGCTCCCCCGGATCGCTACGTGGGGCCAGTTCCGTGATCGAGCGACCGGCCGGCAGTTCGTCCACGCGAACACGCACTTCGACCACGAAGGCGAGCGCGCACGCATCGAGAGCGCATCGCTGCTGGCCGAGCGACTGCCGACGCTGGGCGCTGCAGACGATCCAATTGCCCTCACCGGCGACTTCAACAGCGAGCCGGATTCGACGCCCTACGAGACACTGGTTTCGGACGGCGGCGCCGAACTGGTCGACGCCAAGAGGCGGTCGGAGCACGGTCACCACGGCCCCGACCACACGTTCACCGGGTTCGAGGATCCAACCGCCGGTCGGCGCATCGACTACGTCTTCGTGACGCCTGACATCGGCGTCGTGCAACACGCTTCGTGTGTTGATCTCCGCGCTGACGGTCGTGTTCCGTCGGACCATCTGCCAGTCGTGGCAGATCTTCATTTCGAGTAG
- a CDS encoding universal stress protein: protein MDRPLVVTDPSDRAPELIQEAGELAADADVPLHVLTVVSDEEFQNDAEVIDSIADVEGGSYNTTAEEYAESVANSAITDLLSNLDIETEAIGRAVEGDSERADTILSVAEDNDCDYIFLVGQRRRPTGKAVFGDTAQRVILNSDQYVVTLTE from the coding sequence ATGGATCGTCCACTCGTAGTTACGGATCCGAGCGATCGTGCGCCAGAACTGATTCAGGAAGCCGGTGAGCTCGCAGCCGACGCGGACGTGCCACTGCATGTGTTGACCGTTGTCAGCGACGAGGAGTTCCAGAATGACGCCGAAGTGATCGATTCGATCGCGGATGTCGAGGGCGGGAGCTACAATACGACCGCCGAGGAGTACGCCGAGAGTGTCGCCAACAGTGCGATTACTGATCTTCTTTCGAATCTCGACATCGAGACGGAAGCGATCGGCCGGGCCGTCGAAGGCGACAGCGAGCGAGCGGACACGATACTGAGCGTCGCGGAGGACAACGACTGTGATTACATCTTCCTCGTCGGGCAGCGTCGGCGGCCGACCGGAAAAGCCGTCTTCGGCGACACCGCTCAGCGGGTCATCCTGAACTCCGACCAGTACGTCGTCACGCTGACTGAGTAA
- a CDS encoding formylglycine-generating enzyme family protein, producing MTDEDRACCAGSRDRQHSSVAEPSDERPADVPTATDPATADDDRTNAMTRLDGGPFLMGTDSGAGFPQDGEGPVREVTLDPFYVDRFAVTNAQFLEFVRETGYTTDAERFGWSFVFEDFVNDADRDRIARTADGASWWVAVEGADWLHPNGPSQTVLDNRSLLKHPVTHVSWRDAAAYADWAGKRLPTEAEWEYAARGGLRRRTFPWGDELRPDGEHRCNIWQGEFPEQNTGDDGYVQTAPVDEYSPNDYGLYNVAGNVWEWCSDWFDREYHTTDAYSYDNPTGPDDGTERVMRGGSHLCHRSWCNRYRVAARSKNTPDSSTGNIGFRCVVDAA from the coding sequence GTGACGGACGAAGACCGTGCATGTTGTGCCGGATCGCGGGACCGGCAGCACTCGTCGGTGGCCGAGCCAAGCGACGAGCGACCGGCGGACGTACCGACAGCGACCGACCCGGCCACAGCTGATGACGACAGAACGAACGCGATGACTCGCCTCGACGGCGGCCCGTTCCTCATGGGAACGGACTCTGGCGCCGGCTTCCCGCAAGACGGAGAGGGTCCGGTACGGGAGGTCACTCTAGACCCCTTCTACGTCGACCGGTTTGCAGTCACAAACGCCCAGTTTCTCGAGTTCGTCCGCGAGACGGGTTACACGACCGACGCCGAACGGTTCGGTTGGTCCTTCGTCTTCGAGGATTTCGTGAACGACGCCGACCGCGACCGAATCGCCCGAACCGCCGACGGGGCATCGTGGTGGGTCGCCGTCGAGGGCGCCGATTGGCTCCATCCAAACGGCCCCAGCCAGACTGTCCTCGACAACCGATCGCTGCTGAAACACCCCGTGACGCACGTCTCGTGGCGCGATGCCGCTGCCTACGCTGACTGGGCGGGGAAGCGACTCCCGACGGAAGCCGAGTGGGAGTACGCGGCCCGCGGTGGCCTCCGCCGGCGGACGTTCCCGTGGGGCGACGAACTGCGTCCCGACGGCGAGCACCGGTGTAACATCTGGCAGGGCGAGTTTCCGGAGCAAAACACAGGTGACGACGGCTACGTCCAGACTGCACCCGTCGACGAGTATTCCCCTAACGACTATGGACTGTACAACGTCGCCGGTAACGTCTGGGAGTGGTGTTCCGACTGGTTTGATAGAGAGTACCACACTACTGACGCCTACTCGTACGACAACCCGACCGGCCCCGACGACGGCACGGAACGAGTGATGCGAGGCGGCTCGCATCTGTGTCACCGGTCGTGGTGCAACCGCTATCGCGTCGCAGCCCGATCGAAGAACACGCCCGACAGCTCCACCGGAAACATCGGATTTCGCTGTGTCGTCGACGCCGCCTGA
- a CDS encoding sulfatase family protein: protein MSELERPNVVWIAMEDTSPRLGCYGDELARSPNIDRLASQGRRYENAFATAPVCAPSRSAVFTGSYQNSIGTHHMRTTHTSDDAPGLATPYDAVPPHYVTAVTEHFRAAGYYCTLQGKTDYQFGEPITMWDHHDSDAGWWDEAREDDQPFFAMFTNDVTHESCMWDTEENESLATDPDAVDVPPYLPDTAPTRRSIARQYDAIEASDEWVGELLDRLDDAGLAEETIVVLWSDHGEGLPRAKRWVYDSGLQVPLVVRWPGEVDAGTVSDELVSLVDLAPTMLSACGIDVPPHVQGQSLLDDEPREHVYATRDRYDQSYDMVRAVRDKRFKYIRHYSPGTPYRQWVPFRNEHPAMRELLRLEAEDDLDGDRQWVTDTRPAEELYDLAEDPHETTNLAGDPEYEDRLAQLRTAMDDWMDEVDDLGHVSEAEMVHNRWNGDDQPQTATPTFVPNSAENRAVTAKPDGATLTAPATLSIHCSTQGASVEYTTGDDGCWSLYTGSIPLPEGETTVRARAVRYGYEESAERAATFTVHSE, encoded by the coding sequence ATGTCGGAGCTTGAGCGCCCGAATGTCGTCTGGATAGCGATGGAAGACACCTCGCCGCGCCTCGGCTGTTACGGGGACGAGCTAGCGAGGTCGCCGAACATCGATCGGTTGGCGTCACAGGGGCGGCGCTACGAGAACGCATTTGCCACTGCGCCGGTCTGCGCGCCGAGTCGCTCCGCAGTGTTCACAGGCAGTTACCAGAACTCGATCGGAACACATCACATGCGGACCACGCACACGAGCGACGACGCACCGGGGCTGGCGACGCCGTACGACGCCGTTCCACCTCACTACGTGACCGCAGTGACCGAGCACTTCCGGGCCGCAGGCTACTACTGTACGCTGCAGGGGAAGACGGATTACCAGTTCGGCGAGCCGATCACGATGTGGGATCATCACGACTCCGACGCGGGGTGGTGGGACGAGGCCCGCGAGGACGACCAGCCGTTCTTTGCGATGTTCACCAACGACGTGACCCACGAGAGTTGTATGTGGGACACCGAAGAGAACGAGTCGCTTGCCACAGATCCGGACGCCGTCGATGTGCCGCCGTATCTCCCGGACACCGCTCCGACGCGGCGATCGATTGCGCGGCAGTACGACGCCATCGAAGCCTCCGACGAGTGGGTTGGGGAACTGCTCGATCGACTGGACGACGCCGGACTCGCCGAGGAGACGATCGTCGTACTCTGGAGCGATCACGGCGAGGGACTGCCCCGAGCCAAGCGCTGGGTGTACGACTCGGGGCTCCAAGTCCCGCTCGTCGTTCGCTGGCCGGGGGAGGTCGACGCGGGAACAGTCAGCGACGAGCTGGTGAGCCTCGTCGATCTCGCACCAACGATGCTGTCTGCCTGCGGAATCGATGTTCCGCCGCACGTTCAAGGCCAGTCACTCTTAGACGACGAGCCGCGGGAGCACGTCTACGCGACGCGGGACCGATACGACCAGTCCTACGATATGGTCCGGGCGGTCAGAGACAAGCGGTTCAAGTACATTCGTCACTACTCACCCGGAACCCCCTATCGGCAGTGGGTACCGTTCAGGAACGAGCATCCCGCGATGCGCGAACTGCTTCGTTTGGAAGCCGAGGACGACCTCGACGGCGACCGACAGTGGGTTACGGACACCCGCCCGGCCGAAGAGTTGTACGACCTCGCTGAAGACCCCCACGAGACGACGAACCTCGCGGGCGATCCCGAGTACGAGGACCGCTTGGCGCAGTTGCGAACGGCGATGGACGACTGGATGGACGAGGTCGACGACCTCGGGCACGTCTCGGAGGCGGAGATGGTTCACAACCGCTGGAACGGCGACGATCAGCCACAGACAGCCACACCGACGTTCGTCCCGAACTCGGCGGAGAACCGTGCAGTGACGGCGAAGCCGGACGGTGCAACGCTAACTGCTCCTGCGACACTGTCCATCCACTGCTCGACGCAGGGCGCATCCGTCGAGTATACGACGGGCGACGACGGTTGCTGGTCGCTGTACACCGGCTCGATTCCCCTTCCGGAGGGTGAAACGACGGTGCGAGCCCGGGCAGTCCGATACGGCTACGAAGAAAGCGCAGAGCGCGCGGCGACGTTCACTGTTCACAGCGAGTGA
- a CDS encoding tyrosine-type recombinase/integrase, with translation MDPDTDGDTAGAHDEKTPLDAPLDEFLDAKAKTYDPKTGARSGAYATQLNRTLQKWIDWLDDRGVEYLEDLDSQTVGRWAQYLSRRVASHNADADSGLSRASAWTYYNHVSAYLTYCREWEFIAENPAQAAVVENAMPDRPSGGSKNQQFWSPTQRQTLLQYVDERAHNAIDERGSDAVTEVRDRALCYLLGYSGVRGAEVLSHPDTDWDGRNGAPWDALDLESATISIYGKSQEWEQAPLTDKPRPALERWHDILDPSTGEWPLFPTSHRPSLWSSLREQLEERGHNNTDELLDPYDDVMDAYRAYDCVPPALTTAGGRQLLKRLSESAGVDTSDDSKNYLTLHGARRGAGEMYYRKEGASAAQRALRHADPSTTSEMYSHIEASELSEIGSRVFDDE, from the coding sequence ATGGATCCCGATACTGACGGGGATACTGCAGGGGCTCACGACGAGAAAACCCCACTCGACGCGCCGCTCGACGAATTTCTCGACGCCAAAGCGAAAACATACGATCCAAAGACTGGCGCGCGGTCTGGAGCGTACGCGACACAACTCAACCGCACGCTTCAGAAGTGGATCGACTGGCTAGACGACCGCGGCGTCGAGTATCTAGAAGACCTCGACTCGCAGACGGTCGGTCGCTGGGCACAGTACCTCTCACGGCGCGTTGCGTCCCACAACGCCGACGCCGACAGCGGGCTCTCACGGGCATCGGCATGGACGTACTACAATCACGTGTCGGCGTATCTCACCTACTGTCGAGAGTGGGAGTTCATCGCTGAGAACCCAGCACAGGCCGCGGTCGTCGAGAATGCAATGCCCGACCGCCCGAGCGGCGGGTCGAAAAACCAGCAGTTCTGGTCGCCGACCCAGCGACAGACGCTCCTGCAGTACGTCGACGAGCGTGCCCACAACGCGATCGACGAACGGGGGAGTGACGCCGTCACCGAAGTCCGCGACCGGGCGCTGTGCTACCTGCTGGGCTACTCTGGCGTCCGTGGTGCCGAGGTCCTGTCGCATCCGGACACCGACTGGGACGGTCGGAACGGAGCACCGTGGGATGCACTTGATCTTGAGTCAGCGACGATCTCGATCTACGGTAAGAGCCAAGAGTGGGAACAAGCGCCGCTGACCGACAAGCCGCGACCCGCCCTCGAACGCTGGCACGACATCCTCGATCCTTCGACCGGCGAGTGGCCGCTGTTCCCCACCTCACACCGGCCGTCACTGTGGTCGTCACTACGCGAGCAGCTCGAAGAGCGCGGTCACAACAACACCGACGAGTTGCTTGATCCGTACGATGACGTGATGGATGCCTACCGAGCGTATGACTGCGTGCCGCCTGCACTGACCACGGCTGGCGGACGCCAGCTTCTCAAGCGGCTCAGCGAGTCTGCTGGGGTCGATACCAGCGACGACTCGAAGAACTATCTCACGCTACATGGCGCGCGTCGTGGCGCCGGGGAGATGTACTACCGCAAGGAAGGGGCATCCGCCGCGCAACGGGCGCTACGGCACGCCGACCCGTCGACGACGAGCGAGATGTACAGTCACATCGAAGCAAGTGAACTCTCTGAGATCGGGAGTCGTGTATTCGACGATGAATAG
- a CDS encoding aldo/keto reductase — MEYTRLGTTGLEVSRFCLGCMNFGTGADWMINDEDEAIEVIDAARDLGINFFDTANTYSNGESEKILGQAIQGYDREEIAIASKVYFPATDSPGPNQQGLSRKHILEQVEDSLDRLGTDYLDLYQIHRWDDSTPIEETLSALDTLVEDGRVRYIGASTMASWKFMKALATSDIEDYERFACMQPEYSLTSRHEEANVLPLCADQEIGVIPWSPLAGGFLTGKYSRSDGPDGARMAEDESAPEERWSEEEWAVLDAVREIAAERDRTPAQVSLAWLLHKDVVDAPIIGPRSIDHLEENVAALDVELSDDEIERLEAPIDPEWSSKYT; from the coding sequence ATGGAGTACACACGGCTCGGAACGACGGGGCTCGAAGTCTCTCGGTTCTGCCTCGGGTGCATGAACTTCGGGACCGGGGCCGACTGGATGATCAACGACGAGGACGAAGCGATCGAGGTGATTGACGCCGCGCGAGACCTCGGCATCAACTTCTTCGACACCGCAAACACCTACTCGAACGGGGAAAGCGAAAAGATTCTCGGGCAAGCGATTCAGGGGTACGACCGCGAGGAAATCGCCATCGCCTCGAAGGTGTACTTCCCGGCGACGGACTCGCCCGGACCGAATCAGCAGGGCCTCTCCCGAAAACACATCCTCGAGCAAGTCGAGGACAGTCTGGACCGGCTCGGAACGGACTACCTCGACCTGTATCAGATTCATCGCTGGGACGACTCCACCCCGATCGAGGAGACGCTCTCGGCGCTGGATACGCTCGTCGAGGATGGACGCGTTCGATACATCGGGGCCAGCACGATGGCGAGCTGGAAGTTCATGAAGGCGCTCGCAACCAGCGACATCGAGGACTACGAGCGGTTCGCCTGTATGCAACCCGAGTACAGCCTCACGAGTCGTCACGAGGAAGCAAACGTCCTGCCGCTGTGTGCCGATCAAGAGATCGGCGTCATTCCGTGGTCGCCGCTGGCGGGCGGGTTCCTGACGGGGAAATACAGCCGTTCGGACGGACCTGACGGCGCCCGAATGGCTGAGGACGAGAGCGCTCCCGAAGAACGATGGTCCGAAGAAGAGTGGGCAGTGCTCGATGCGGTTCGTGAAATCGCCGCCGAGCGGGATCGAACGCCGGCACAGGTAAGTCTCGCGTGGCTCCTGCACAAGGATGTCGTCGACGCGCCCATTATCGGTCCCCGGTCGATCGACCATCTCGAAGAGAACGTGGCCGCGCTCGATGTCGAACTGTCCGACGA